TGCAGTAGAACATTACGGCTGCGTCCTTAAATGCCTTGCAAATGAACACCTCAGAGGCGTGAAATATCCGGGTTAACCCGAAAATTTTATGAAAATTTTTCAGCAAAATTATGTTCTAAAATAAAAGCGATAAGTTATGGAATCGGTCTACAACACGCTTCAAGAATTTATAACGTATACCCAGTCGATTGCGTACCTGCTGGCGGCCGGGGCTCTGGTCGCGTTGCCGCTTTTCTGGCGTTTTTTGACAGGGCGGGATGAAGACAATCGGACCTTTTAGCCCGTTAGCCGGTTAGCCCGTTGGCCCGTTTTTTCAATTGTTAGCGGAAAACCGGCCAACCTCAATATAGGAACTTTCAATTTAAGTCTATTTGTTTAATGCTTAAAAGGAACGGAATTTTAACAATCGCTAGAGATGTTAACGAGAGGATTTAATGTATAATTTTCTGACCGGCCCCGGCTTGTGGCTGTCTATCGGTATCTGCCTGATCGGTCTTTTCGTCCGGGGGGTGATGTATGTCAAAGGATTGAGCTGGCAGCTTGATCGCGTGGCGTATACGGCTCACCCGAAAGCCGGCATTAAAGGCGCGCTGCGATCGATTTTCTTCTGGATTATCCCCTTCGGGACCCGCGGCTGGCGTGCGCAGCCGTTTATGACCGTGCTCTGTTATACCTTTCATGTCGGTGCCGTGGGCGTCCCGCTTTTCCTGGCGGCGCACAATATGATACTCAAAGAAAAAATGGGCTTTTCTTTTTTTATTGCCCTGAATCAGAAATTGGCGGATATATTAAGCTGGGGGGTCGTTATCAGCGCTGCGTTTCTAATGCTCAGGCGCATTGCCCTGCCGGAGGTTCGGATTCTCACAACCATGCACGATTATGCTGTCCTGTTGCTTTCAGTAGCGCCGTTTATTACCGGACTGATTTGCCGTTATCAATGGGGGGACGCCTCTTTTTGGCTGCCGGCCCATATTTTCTGCGGCGAGATCCTGCTGATCGCCGTCCCGTTTACGAAGCTGTCTCATATTCTGCTGTTCTTTATGTCCCGCGCCCAGTTGGGCATGGATTTCGGTATTAAACGGGGCGGCCTGAAAGGTAAGGGAATTGCCTGGTAATACAATAAATATTTCCGATTGAGGAGACGCGAATTATGCCCGAAGGAACGCTTTGCAATAAACATCCGATTCAAACCGAACCAGCGTTGAAAGCACTGCTTGCGGATACAGGCGGCAAGAAATACTATGAAGAGATGAAATCACTGGATGTTGACAGCCGCCTTTTATGGAACACGGTTAAAAAAACCTTCAAGTCCCGTATGCGTGCGTGGCTGGAGATCTGCGCCCACTGCGGTTTGTGCGCGGACAGTTGTTTTTTTTACCGCATCCACAATCGCGATCCCCGGCAAGTGCCGGCCTACAAAATTCAATCGACACTCGGTGAACTCATCCGCCGCAAAGGAAACGTCGATAATACGTTCATGTGGATGGCGATGGAAACGGCCTGGGCCAAGTGTACCTGCTGCAATCGCTGTGGTCTGTATTGTCCCCACGGCATCGATATGGGCGTCATGTTCAGCTACCTCCGCGGCCTGCTGTATCAACAAGGGTTTGTGCCCTGGGAACTGAAAATCGGTTCCGGCATGCACCGAATCTACCACGCTCAGATGGATGTCACCGACGAAGACTTTATCGAAACCGTTAAATGGATGGCGGAAGAATGCCAGGAAGACTATCCCGGGTTGTCCATACCGGTTGATAAAGTCGGGGCCGATATCATCTATACGTTGAATGCCCGCGAAATAAAACATTACCCGGAGGCTTTAGCGGAAGCGGCCATTCTCTTTCACCTGGCCGGCGAGGACTGGACCATTCCCAGCAGCGGCTGGGAACAGACCAATCTGGCCATGTTCGCCGGTGACTGGGAAGCGTGTAAAATGCAGGTTGAACATGTTTACACTGCCATGGAACGTTTGAAGCCCAAACGCATGGTGGGAACCGAATGCGGCCACGCCCATCGGGCCACAGTGGTTGAAGGGCCATACTGGGCGGGTCGCAGGAACGGGACTCCCCCCGTTGAATCGATCCATTATATCGAATGGGTTGCCGAAGCACTCAGGACCGGAAAATTGAAGATCGATCCGGCCAAACGCATCAAGGAACGCGTCACCCTTCAGGATGCATGTAATTATATTCGAAATCACGGACTTAAAGAAGTCGCCCGTGAAATCATCGGCTATATCGCCGAGCCGGGTTGTTTTGTTGAAATGTCGCCCAACCGGGAACACAATTACTGTTGCGGCGGCGGCGGCGGATTAAACGGTATCGGGATCTTTCGCAAGCAGCGTAACAAAGCCCTGATCACCAAACGCGACCAGATCATTAAAACCGGTGCGACGCTCGTCATTGCACCCTGTCACAACTGTTGGGATGCCATCCGTGACCTGGAAGAAGAGTATCGTATCGGTATCCGCTGGTCTTTTTTAAAGTCGCTGTTGATCGAGATGGTTGAGGTGCCTGATCATCTTAAGTCCAAAGAATAATTGTGCAACACGAAGCTTTGGCTGGGTGCACCAGCCGTCTGCATCAGCCCAGATCTTAAAATGAGGTGATCTTATGTTCCGTAAAATTCTATTTGCCACATGCCTGAGAGAAGCCTGTGATCATGCTGCCCGGACGGCATTTGACATAGCCCAAAGGTACAATGCCCATCTTTATGTTTTTAACGTTTTTGGGGTGCCGACCCACGGTTACAGCCAGGTTGTAACCGATCTGATTACCGGTGATGAGGTGATGCTCAATGAAGATTATGTTGATTGGGTCAAAGAAGAAATCGTCGGCTATTGTGATCAAATGCTGAAAAAAACACAAAAATATTCATTCGAAATCACCATTGGCTTTCCTCACCGGGAAATACTGCGGTTTGCGCGTCACATTGGTCCGGACATTATCATTATGGGCGGAAGCACCGGCGACCCCGATGTTTCAGCATATAAAAAATCCATGACAGGTTCGACCATCCAGCGCGTGGCAAAGGCTGCCCAATGTCCGGTTTTGGTGGTCAGCCGGCCGCCAGCCTCATTTTGGGGCGGTTTTTCGAATGTCGTATTCGCAACCGATTTTTCCACTGCAGCGGATGCAGCCTTTGCATTTGCTTCCAGGCTCGTCCGCGAACAGGAACTTGACTGTGAATTTCATTTGTTTCATGCCATAGATGTTGCCGGTATGCCGGTGAACCAATCCGAAACACAGGAAGATATCGAAAATCAAATTCAAAAAGCAAGAGAGCGAATCAGGGGCAAATATGTCTCCCGGATGGGGGATTTTGAAAAATACTCGCTTGAAGTACGGCAAGGTACCTCGTTTGTAGAAATTGCGAAATATGCCGGCGAAAAGCATGCGGATATGATCGTTCTGGCACCCCATGCAAAAAAGACGGAAACCGGCGACGCCATGCTTGGAAGCAGCTTTGAACAGGTGATTGCCCGGGTCAACTGCCCGGTAGTAAGCGTCAATCGATTCGCCGGAAAATAGCGTGAGATAACGGATATTGCGGTGACGAAAATGGTAAACCAAACCGTTGAAAAGGTCCGCTGGCCCCAGGGCACTGTGGACAAAGCAAGAAAGCTTATCGGGGATCGGGGAAACCACTTTTTAAAGCGGATGGAAGGCGAAACCGGCGCCAACATCTCGGCCTGCTTTCAGTGCTTCCGGTGCACCAACGCCTGCCCGGTCAGCCACTACATGGATATTAAACCGCACCAGGTAATCCGGTACATTCAGCTCGGCTGGCGGGAGGAGCTGTTGCAATCCGCCACCATCTGGGTCTGCCTGTCCTGCGAGATGTGCACCACCTATTGCCCCAACGAGGTCCAGGTGGCAGAAACCATCAACCATTTGCGCAATATGGCCGCCCATTCGTCCGTTGCCCCCCGGGAAAAACAGCTGGCCCTGTTTCACCAGACCTTTCTGGAAGCGCTTCACCATTTCGGCCGGGTCAACGAATTCTGGCTCATGGGGGCCTTGAACTTAAAACCAGGCGTCTTAAAAGAGAAAATCCGGACGGGCGCTCTGGCCGAAGAAATGGCCCTGGGACTTTTGCTCCTGCGCAAAGGAAAGCTGAAGCTGATGCCGCGCCGGTGCCGGGCCATGGCAGAAATCCGCAAACTCTACCGGCAGCAACGGGGGGAGATGGCCTAAGATGAAACTGGCATTTTACCCGGGATGCTCTCTGGAAGGAATGGCCAACGACTACAGTCGATCCATTACGGCCGTATTTCGGGATCTTGATATCGGGCTTGTTGAAATCAAGGATTGGTCCTGCTGCGGTGCCACCGCGGCCCACAGCCTGAACGAATTGATGGCGGTGACGCTTCCGGCCAGAAACCTGGCCGAGGCCGAGAAAATGGGCCTGGATATCGTGTCGCCCTGTCCCAATTGTTTCAACCGGTTGCGCTTTTCCCAGATTATGATCCAAAAGAAAATCATCGACGTACCCTGGGAGGTCACCGCAAAAAGCACGGTGTACGAGATGACCCGCTTTCTGGCCGGCCCGGAAATGCTCGCGCAGATCGCGGCCCGGGTTCGAAAGCCGCTGAAGGGCCTTAAAGTGGTATGCTATTACGGCTGCCAGATGGTCCGTCCGCCGCGCATCACCGGCTTTACCGATTACGAAAACCCCCAGACCATTGACAGGATCGTGGCGGCGGTTGGCGCCGAGGCTCTGGACTGGTCATACAAAACCACCTGCTGCGGGGCGAGCATCGGCATCGGCCGCCGGGATATCCAGGAGTCCCTGACAATGCGGCTGCTTGACAAAGCCCGCCAGACCGGCGCGGAGGCGGTGGTGGTCTCCTGTCCTCTTTGTCAGGCCAATCTGGACATGCTCCAGCGAAACAAGACCGGAACGAACATCCCGGTGTTTTACTTAACCGAGCTGATGCGCATCGCTTTCGAGCCCGGACGCGCTTCCGGCCGATGGTTCCGGATGCATATCGCCGATCCGGTCCCGCTTTTAATCAAAAAGGAATTGCTGCCTTGAACGATCGCATCGGCATAAAAAACACGGGCGGCCGGCCCTCCGGAAAGGTCATCGTGGTCGGCGGCGGCATCGGCGGCATCCAGTGTGCCCTCGATCTGGCCGACACGGGCTTTTTTGTCTACCTGCTCGACAAAACCCACACCCTGGGCGGGACCATGGCCGCCCTGGACAAGACCTTTCCCACCAACGATTGTTCCACCTGCATGTTTTCCCCCAAGCTGGTGCAGGTGGCCGCAAATCCCAATATCGAGATCATCACCTTAAGCCGCCTGCTGGATCTGGAGGGCGAGCCGGGCCGATTTACCGCCCGGATCCAAAGAAACCCCCGCTACATCAACATGCAAAAGTGCATCGCCTGCGGCCTGTGCGCCCAAAAATGCCCCAAGAAAGTGCCCGACCCGTTCAACCAAAAACTGGGTTTTCGCAAGGCGGCCTTTCTCACGTTCCCCCAGGCGGTGCCGTTAAAGTATGCTCTGGACACCGAGAACTGCCTGTATCTGACCCGCAAACGCTGCGGCCTGTGCCGGGATATATGTCCTACCGGCGCCATCGAGTTTGATCAGCAACCCGAAACCCTCACCCTGAAAGCCGGCGTGGTGGTCCTTTCCACCGGTTTGGAGCTGGCCCTTACCCCTCTGGAGGGGGAATTCGGCTTTGGCCGGTATCGAAACGTCGTGTCGTCCTTGCAATACGAACGGATACTCTCGGCCACGGGCCCTTTTGACGGGCATATCCTGCGACCATCGGACCACAAAGCACCGCAGAAGGTGGCCTGGATCCAGTGCGTCATGTCCCGGGATGCGGCCCGCAACCGTCCGTTTTGCTCTTCGGTCTGTTGCATGCACGCGGCCAAACAGGCCGTACTGACCCGGAGCCACCTGCCGGATGCGAAAGCGGTCATCTATTTTATGGACATTCGGGCCCACGGCAAAAATTTTGATGATTACATCGACCGGGCCCGCGACCGGCACGGGGTTCAGTTCCGCCGCTCCATGATTTCCCAGGTGTACCTGAACCCGCAAAATGAAAACCTGATCATCGAAACTTTTGATCATCACGAAAACCGCAAAGTTGAAGAAGAATACGATCTGGTAGTCCTCTCCAGCGGGTTCAAACCGGCCCGTGACGGCTCGGATCTTGTCGGGCGGTTGGGAATCATCGCCAACCGGTTTGGGTTTATCAGCACCGACTTCGACGAACCGGTATCCACATCCCGGCCCGGTATTTTTGTCTGCGGCGGCCTGGAATCTCCCAAGGACATTCCCGAAACCGTGATCCAGGCGGGGGCCGCGGCGGCCGAGGCATCGGTGCTGCTCGCAGAAGCGCGTCATGTCGAAATCGTCATCCCCAAAGCCGTGGCCGAAAGACCCCTTGAGGATCAGCCCAGGGTCGGCGTATTCGTGTGTCACTGCGGGTCCAACATCGCCGGTGTGGTCAGTATTCCCGAACTGATGGCCCAGGTTCAGAAACTGCCCGACGTCGCCTTTGCCGCCGATTTCATGTTCACCTGTTCCGCCGAAACCCAGCAGCCGCTGGTGGATCTTATCCGGGAACACCGCTTGAATCGCGTGGTCGTGGCCGCCTGCTCCCCCAAGAC
This region of Candidatus Desulfatibia profunda genomic DNA includes:
- a CDS encoding CoB--CoM heterodisulfide reductase iron-sulfur subunit A family protein, with product MNDRIGIKNTGGRPSGKVIVVGGGIGGIQCALDLADTGFFVYLLDKTHTLGGTMAALDKTFPTNDCSTCMFSPKLVQVAANPNIEIITLSRLLDLEGEPGRFTARIQRNPRYINMQKCIACGLCAQKCPKKVPDPFNQKLGFRKAAFLTFPQAVPLKYALDTENCLYLTRKRCGLCRDICPTGAIEFDQQPETLTLKAGVVVLSTGLELALTPLEGEFGFGRYRNVVSSLQYERILSATGPFDGHILRPSDHKAPQKVAWIQCVMSRDAARNRPFCSSVCCMHAAKQAVLTRSHLPDAKAVIYFMDIRAHGKNFDDYIDRARDRHGVQFRRSMISQVYLNPQNENLIIETFDHHENRKVEEEYDLVVLSSGFKPARDGSDLVGRLGIIANRFGFISTDFDEPVSTSRPGIFVCGGLESPKDIPETVIQAGAAAAEASVLLAEARHVEIVIPKAVAERPLEDQPRVGVFVCHCGSNIAGVVSIPELMAQVQKLPDVAFAADFMFTCSAETQQPLVDLIREHRLNRVVVAACSPKTHEPLFRDTLQKAGLNPYLFEMVNIRNQCSWVHGSEPDKATLKAAQLVRGGVARALRLEPLKDFTHTVVPEALVAGGGLSGMTAALTLADQGFRVHLVEKDDRLGGFARNLFETLEGDSPQKLVRHMQAKVRRHPKITVHLGSRLIAHQGHVGAFEGTLQTSEGSREISYGAVIVATGGQAYEPHEHLYATDERILSQVELTGRIKQDPNWAKRLQRVVMIQCVGSRNPDFAFCSRVCCSAAVKNSILLKELNPDIQVIILFRDMRTFGFKELYYLKARKMSVLFFRFIPEQEPQVYQNSDHELVVDFYNQSTLQDVRVEPDLVVLSAGIRPRVESEQIARVLKLPRTREGFFMEAHVKLQPVEFASPGIYLAGLAHSPRFIPESIAMAKGAAQQAVKILCQAIMTTPATVAQVTPELCAACLACVRFCPFEAPFINAEGVSEIKPAKCKGCGICVSECPAMAITLKHATDDQINAQINAILGPAF
- a CDS encoding (Fe-S)-binding protein; this translates as MPEGTLCNKHPIQTEPALKALLADTGGKKYYEEMKSLDVDSRLLWNTVKKTFKSRMRAWLEICAHCGLCADSCFFYRIHNRDPRQVPAYKIQSTLGELIRRKGNVDNTFMWMAMETAWAKCTCCNRCGLYCPHGIDMGVMFSYLRGLLYQQGFVPWELKIGSGMHRIYHAQMDVTDEDFIETVKWMAEECQEDYPGLSIPVDKVGADIIYTLNAREIKHYPEALAEAAILFHLAGEDWTIPSSGWEQTNLAMFAGDWEACKMQVEHVYTAMERLKPKRMVGTECGHAHRATVVEGPYWAGRRNGTPPVESIHYIEWVAEALRTGKLKIDPAKRIKERVTLQDACNYIRNHGLKEVAREIIGYIAEPGCFVEMSPNREHNYCCGGGGGLNGIGIFRKQRNKALITKRDQIIKTGATLVIAPCHNCWDAIRDLEEEYRIGIRWSFLKSLLIEMVEVPDHLKSKE
- a CDS encoding CoB--CoM heterodisulfide reductase iron-sulfur subunit B family protein, whose product is MKLAFYPGCSLEGMANDYSRSITAVFRDLDIGLVEIKDWSCCGATAAHSLNELMAVTLPARNLAEAEKMGLDIVSPCPNCFNRLRFSQIMIQKKIIDVPWEVTAKSTVYEMTRFLAGPEMLAQIAARVRKPLKGLKVVCYYGCQMVRPPRITGFTDYENPQTIDRIVAAVGAEALDWSYKTTCCGASIGIGRRDIQESLTMRLLDKARQTGAEAVVVSCPLCQANLDMLQRNKTGTNIPVFYLTELMRIAFEPGRASGRWFRMHIADPVPLLIKKELLP
- a CDS encoding universal stress protein; this translates as MFRKILFATCLREACDHAARTAFDIAQRYNAHLYVFNVFGVPTHGYSQVVTDLITGDEVMLNEDYVDWVKEEIVGYCDQMLKKTQKYSFEITIGFPHREILRFARHIGPDIIIMGGSTGDPDVSAYKKSMTGSTIQRVAKAAQCPVLVVSRPPASFWGGFSNVVFATDFSTAADAAFAFASRLVREQELDCEFHLFHAIDVAGMPVNQSETQEDIENQIQKARERIRGKYVSRMGDFEKYSLEVRQGTSFVEIAKYAGEKHADMIVLAPHAKKTETGDAMLGSSFEQVIARVNCPVVSVNRFAGK
- a CDS encoding 4Fe-4S dicluster domain-containing protein, coding for MVNQTVEKVRWPQGTVDKARKLIGDRGNHFLKRMEGETGANISACFQCFRCTNACPVSHYMDIKPHQVIRYIQLGWREELLQSATIWVCLSCEMCTTYCPNEVQVAETINHLRNMAAHSSVAPREKQLALFHQTFLEALHHFGRVNEFWLMGALNLKPGVLKEKIRTGALAEEMALGLLLLRKGKLKLMPRRCRAMAEIRKLYRQQRGEMA